In the genome of Torulaspora globosa chromosome 2, complete sequence, the window TTCGAAGTGGAAATGATCCTAATGCAACAACAAATGATGGCCAGGATGGCACAATCAACCAAAGCTGCTCAGCAGAGTGGAAACATGCCTGGAATGCCCGGAATGCCCGGCATGCCCGGAATGCCAAAAATACCTGGCATGCCTAGAATGACGCCACAAATGATGCAACAGGCGCAACAGAGATTGAAACAAAATCCCAGTCTGATGAAAAATATGCAGAATATGATGGGAGGAAGCGGTTTCCCTGGCGCAGGCGGTATGCCGGACATGAAtgaaatgatgaagatgatgcaAGATCCTCAGATGCAACAGATGGCCAGGCAGTTCGGCATGGGCATATGAGTTCCTTTGTCACGGCGGATATGCTGTTCTTCAACGAGTGTTTGTACACTAGATATTTAAAATCGTAGAAGAAAGACACTGTAGCACGAGAGAAGAACGACAAACTCATTAAATCATTGTGTAAATCTAGAATATGATAAACGAAGATTACTACTAACTATTCCGCGCCTTTGCCAACTGCGCAGTGTAACGTATGCCACTctatttttttttcttgtcaGTTTTGGATCTATCTTTATCAACTTTAGGTAGATTATCTAGGGACACGGTGCCAGAGGCAATGAGTTGTGGATCAACGATCTTATCTCTATGCTCGTAGAGAATCTTGTAACCTGACTTGATGGTACCCTCGGTGACCTGTAAAATTTTCCCTACTTTTGCTGCTGAAACAGGCAGTTTGAATAGTAAGATGTTCAAATAGATCGACACAACAGCAATAGTGATAGGAGATTTACctgcaatttcttcgatctcCTTGCACTTCTTTGCCGTATACTCTGCAGCCGTTGTAACCTGCATTGGAAGACCCAAGTGCGAACAGAATCTTGGTATATAGGTTAAATTCTGCGCTCCGCTCATATTATCTGTGTCGATTTTAATAAATCCGTCGGAACTCTTCTCCCTCAGGATGCCCCTCATAATAGCCAGAGTCTTAAAAAACTCCTTCGTCTTGACGTGAATTATCGACTggatctctttgaaagtTCTCGCCACCGAAGCACGCCTGCAGCCGAAGTGGATCGCAGCTGCCATTATACTCTCTGCAGACTTACCTTTCAGCGCCTTCTCGTCATGACAAAGTTTGTAAGCTTCCTTGGCACAATCTTTGACAATCTTGGGCAGTTCTGCAGCGTCACATAGCATGGTGATTTTTGCAAACACAGCTTGCAACTCGTTGTCCTTTTTATCCATAACATTTTTCCCCTGTGCCCTGTTCAGGTCCCTAGTAGCACGAAGATCACCCCCCTCACCTTGTCCTATCCTAGTCGACAAGCTGTTACCATCCAGTAAAGGATTGGAAGCCTCACCAACACGACTAGGATCATCACCGTTCTGATCATCGTTCGAGAAAGTACGCCACTCAGACCGAGTGTCAACCAACCTATCTGACAAAACAAGCCCGCACAAAGCACAAACGATATCTCCCTCGCTGAACCTTTCTGCCACTTTCGGTGGATAAACCCTGCATTCTGGGCAAGTTAGCACTATATTCAGGTTGGGACCTCTCTTACTGTTTCTTTCACGAGCTAACACTGATGCAGGAGCCGACATCTTGGACAACAGTTCCTTGTTGTGCTGACcgatgatcttgttgaGAGAACGATCAATCGAGGGTCCTGCTGACAAGTCCCACGCTTTTATTTGATCGATTCTTCACCTTTTCATGTGAAGAGCTGATTTGTCAGATTTTCCTACcttgcttttctcttcaccTTACTAGACAACTTGACGAAATATGGCCATCGCGACTCAAAACGACATATCCAGAGCGATCGAAGCCGTCTGGTGCTGGCTAGGCCACTAAACCAACTTCTCTTGCTGTGGGTTTCCTCGTAGCGCTTTCAACGGGCTCCGTAGCAGCTCTTTTGGTGCCGTTACGGTCGAAACAACTTGATCCGCTGCCTAGGTGCAGACACAAGTCCTCTTTGGAGCTTATTCGATTTGAATCAGTGGCGTGCTGATATGCGTCCTCGCGAGAGCTCTGAGGCGGCCGTCCAGGCCTTGGGTGAGCCCTTTGGAAGCGAAACACCAATGCCACTCATTTATCTCGGCGAGAGACTCAAATGATGACGCCTTCGGACTGCGTGTGCCCAGGATGGCCGGTGCTGGGCCCTATGTGCGCCGGAAGCAACAGTTTGTGTAGAAGTGCAACTGCACAGCAGTTTCCGATGCTGTAAACTGGCGAAACATCGGATTCTTGCGGGAGAAATCGTGGGCAGGTGCTCCCCAATGGCCGTGGGACCTCAAGCATAGCTCAATGGACTGGCAACGGACTGGTTTGAGCTTATAGGGCGTTTTCACGTGATGGATGCTGTTCATCAAGTGGAATAAGAGCGAAACTTCACTGTAATCTTGCGATGATCTAGTGAATGCTAAGCTGAATAGCATCCTTGAGAGCTTTCTACGCTAGTTGGCAGATTGGTAGGTATATGTTGGAAATGGGAGACTGTGAGAATGAATACAATGGCTCGCCAGTGGCTGCCGTTGGCCCAGAGATCCGATCTCCGCTGAAATCGCCTGCAAGAACGCCCAAGCTGAAGACACCAGGAGCATCAGCCGCTAAGCTGGCTCCGAATCATACAATCTTCATGGCCAATATCGACAGTTCGCCCAGTAGGcgaaaagaagatcgcAATAATGGAGGCGGCTCGTCATCGACAAGAGTTATAGAGAACTTACACGATCAGATTGATACCTTGACCAGCACGAATTTGCAACTCACGCTGCAGTCGAATAACCTTCTGAGTAGATTGGAGGCGGCACAGCAACGAGAAGCCAAATTACTGGAGACTACAGCCTCTTTGAGACATGAGAACGAGAATGTTGCGTCTATGTTGAACAGGAAGTCcaggaagttgaaggatttggaaGACGATTTTGTCAAATTAGATGAGAAATACAATAGCTTATTGAAGGATAAGGCAGATTTAGAGGATAGAGTTCGAGATACATCCGAGAAAGAGAGTAAACTAAAGCAGGAGATCGAAATGGTGAAAGCTCAGTATGATGCTTTGGTAGACTCTCAGGATTACTACAGAAAGCACTACACTTCAGAGTTGGACACGTTGAGAGGGCAGCTAGATTTACTTAAACAAGAGCAAAGGCGCCGTCTCGAGCAGTCTAAGGCGGAGGAAGCTCTTCTAGATACAAAGCTCTCGGAATTTGAGACGAAATGCGAGAACTGGAAAGGATTGGACGATGCTCGATTGTCGCATTTGGAGAGTAAATGTAACGATATTGTGAGCCAGTTGGACCTTCCCGCATGGATTAACCTTTATAAGGAAAGTAAGAACATGCTTCTGAAGTGTGGGCAGGAAATGAATATCAaaattccagaagatctcGAGCGGACTATGCAAGACCCCAGCATGACGTCGCTGGAACTCACATCCCAGCAACGAAATGTCTCTCCAGGCTTGTCACTCAAGATGGCTAAAGTCAGAAGTGGGAGATCAACTACCTCGCCTAACGTTAACACATTCTCAAATGCTCCTCACGCGAAAAGAAGCAGCTTCTATGGCGGTGCAAAACAGATACCTCAGTCAGTAACGGGCTCTTTACCAGGGCTCAAGAGGTCGTCGTCGAGGCGGAAGAACAGCGGGAGAGCAGAACagatcaattcttctgctGAGGCATCGCCGGTATTGCGACAGGCCTCTCGAAATGCATCGTCACCATCACCAAGGATGGTATCGCAGGCAACCTTCCGGAAAAGCTGATTCATAGAGCTACTTGTGTCATCCAGCAATCCGTTGGCAGAGTCTCTACTAGCATGTGTTTGCTAGGCAGAAATAAACTGGTCAATCGTCACGACTAATCATGTTATTCGTTAGTTAGTTGTATAAGAGGCTCTAAATGTGCATAGAATATGACGTTTATGTAGTTTGCTAGTTTCCTCCAGAACTGGCTACTACACCGGCAACCAGCCCAGCTTCATCGTCAGATCGCCGATACCAAAATGGCCGAACTAGGAAGGTCCAAGGTTTCGCTTTCAACGCTTTTGCTCAAATGCATCTACACCAGGtaagctcttgaagctctaATAATTGACCATCAGGGAAGTGAAAATAATCTATTATTGAAGAGGTGAATGAAAGAGCATCATCTGAACGACATTCAATTGCCAGAATATTCTTTGAGATGTCACAAATCCGGCGTCACAGCATCAACCTTTGTTGAATGGCCGTCCAGGTCAAGCGTACCTATTCTCATCACGGGAGACTCATCAGGCTTGATCGTTCTTTGGGATCTGATTGTCAGAAGACCATTGGTTACGCACACCTTAGCTGGCGGCGCCCAGGTTGTCGCTATGCAAGATCTAGGGGACGGGCTCATCGCTATCCTGTCGAAGGATCACAAGCTGCGCTTGCTTGAAATGACGGCGAAAGAAATGAAATCGCTAGCTGAGTGTACTACTTCTTTTGAAGCCccgcagcagcagctccaCGAGATCTACGAGGTTCCGGTAAATACCCTCAATTTTGCTAACTTTGTGCTtcagaaattgaataaaGGCTTTTACCGGTTGATTTGTACCAATACTCAAGACTCTGAAGCGATTGATGTCTATCAATTCCATCTATCAAACGTACACTCACTACAAAGAGTCTTCAGAGGTGTTACTTTTGGTGGGGTCATCCAGAAGCTTGCGACTGATCCAGAGAGTGTCAAAGCCAGGAAACTAGGAATCGTCATGAGATTCCTAGAGCACCAGGAGACTATATACTGCGGCTTCGAAAGCGGCCTTGTAGTCGGCTTCAAGATTCATGACTTAGATTGCGAAAGGACAAacattgatgaagatgctGACAGGAACCATAATACGTGCATTGAAATTGTGTATGTGTCTTCGGTTCACTATCCGGAGCCTGTTCTCGCTCTTGAATTGAATGATGCCACTGGCGAGATTTTAACCAGCTCTACTAAAGATGTAGTCGGGATACATCCACCGATCTCTACTCAGGGAGCTATTGGCTGTCAATCCAACTTCTTTCACGACCAGGCCAGCTCGGTGCTGATACGACGTGACCTGAAGATCTGCGGCACAAATTTTAAGAAAGTTCCAGCGTCAAGCATCGGTTATCTAGCAGTTGTGAATGGCAATTTAGTCGCTAGCTCTTGGTCTGGCATAACGTACGTTCTGAGCCCCGATTATCGAGTTCTTGTGACGATGTCAAAGTCCAGGCCTAACGTCTTTGTGAGTGACTCATCCCAAGGTAGTCTACAAGGAGCAAACGAGGAAAAGACGCAGAAAAGACATATTAAAGTTTCCTCGTTGACTGGCATTTCGCCTGCGGTAATCCAACGATTCTCCTCATTAGATCATCAGTTGACTCGCTGGCAAGGCCAAAACCGCCGAATGAGAGCTTTTGCTGCGAAATCTTGGTGCATTATAGGCTATGATGATGGATCGATCGCTGTCCACCAGATTTAGTGAATATGAAGAATGGTTACGTAAAGGGCTCCATTCATTTGTCATTTCAGTCAGCTAAACACCGCTGCTCACGGTCTCATAAGCTTCTTGAGCGTACTGGCACCTCCGGAGaaactcttcgatcttCCCTTGCCCAAAAGCTTGTTCTTTTCAACTACTTCTCGAATGATCAGGCTCATCGCAACATCGACGTTGTAATCATCCATGCTGTCGACTGCAGCGAAGCCGCATCGCCATTCGGCTGCCAACGCCTGTCCCAGCTCTATAAGTCTTGGGCTACTCATTGGGTCATGCGCATGCGTGCACAATATTAAGCAGGGTGGCGGAGAATGGGGAGAAGAAGGGTCAAGGTCTAATGATTTAAGCTTGCTATTCGGATTTCGCAACTCTGCCAGCTTGGCGCGCCTTTGCTTTTCAGTCTTCCACACACTTTTGAATGCGTATGCTAATGAGTATACATCGCCCTCCTTATCATCTTCCCGCCTCTTTTTATAGTCTCCAAACTCTGTCCAGGCCTCCAGGATACAATTTCTCATGACCTCAAGTAGAGAGAAGCCACCATCGGTCCTCTTCGAATTTGCGGACCAAAAGTCCCCACTCACCGTTGTCTGTATCTCGTCTTCACTGTCACTCTTCTTAGTGTCACCATAATCTGGCGGACTGATGTCGTTACTGAGCTCTGGGACAGCACTGTATACAAAGAGGTATCCGTCGATTTTAGCGTTCAGCTCTGAAGCGCCAGAGGCAACCAACATAGAAGTCGTGGACACCGGCATCCTAGGTTCCTCTGCCAGTCCACGCAGTACTCGTTTGTCCAGCCGCGAAAAGAGCGACACCTCAAGGAACGGCACTACCATGTCTGGATTAAAGCCCGGTGTGTCTATTATATCTATCGCTATCGGGGTGTACTCTGGTGGTATGTAATTATCCGGAAGCTTCAGTGCAACATCTAATGAATTGGGTTTGGACGTAGAGCCCAGTTCAGCAGATCGCAGAATGTTGATGTCGGAATTGGTCGCAGTATTGAGCGGTCTCGCCTCTTCCAAATCGCTCTCTTGTGACGGCAAATACTTGTAGAATGGATTGTCTTGACGCTTCAACTCGACATGCTTGATGTGATTTGCGGACCGATTCCTATGCTGGTCCTTGACTCTTGCGTAATCATCCAGAAATGCCTGGTAAAGTAGCGGTGACAGCATCAAATGGGGAGATAAACACGGTGACGAAAATAACGGTTCTGGTGTTTGGCTGCCTTGAGTACGTAGTAGTATCCTCTCGTGAGCTTGACCATCCAAAAGGGCCTTGGCAGATGCAGTACGTGGTAGATAGTCAAACAGCCAATTCGACTGTTGCCGAGTCGGGTAGTGAACTTCATGAACTATGTTGACCGTCAGCCCGGAGGTGAACGAAGTCTTACCCGTGAGTTCACCACCAAGAACAGCAAGCCTGATGGGTCGCTGATCGCTCATCTCTTCTGTTTCTCCAGTGTCAGGTTAGATTCTCCTGATGCCTTAACCTTGAAGATGGGAAGCACGCGAGAAGATTTGTCATTGTTGCTTTATTAGTGTATCATTCACCAGCCAGTCGAGGTTAAAGGCCAACTTCAGCTGCGTTGGTTACGGCATTAGTGGGATCGATGGCATAATGAGGTGCCCATTATGCCTTAACAGTTCAAGGCCGATGTATTGCAGCCATTGCGTGAATACGAGTCCCAATATACTTGCGCGATTGAAGATTGATCTGCTAATGCTGAGAGAGGAGAATCGCAGGCTGAAGGATCGGGTGGAGAGCATCTTGGCGTATGGCTTGGGCGTAATGGAGGGCTCGGAGGCAGCCGCTGTTGTGGAAAGAACGCTTGAGGAAGGGCACGAGGACGTGGAGGGCGAGATATTGGGTCAAAGACTGCTGAAACTGAATCAACTGAGGGCCAAGAGAAAGCATAACAGGATCAGATACAGGACCGCTCAGCTGTTGAGCAGTTTGGAAGCCAAGAAGCGAACCATTGACCGCCTTACACAAGAGAGGGAGAAAGTGCCTGTGCTTGATGTGAACGCCGAGGAGAAGCTGTCAAGGGTCAGGACAGCCGTTCTGGTCGAAAAGACTAGTCAAATTGCACAGATACAGAGGGTGCTTTTGAATAGCCAAGAAGCGAAGCTAAACTCGCTGAGGAGATGGTTTATCATTCGAAAGCGCGATTCCTACGAGTTCCCTTACTCGATTGCATTTCAACCCGTCGTCTCATTGAAAAACTTTTACAAGCTGCCGCCTATGGTTGCATGGGGCTCCATCTCGAAGATGTCAGAGTTTGTAGTGCTATTGTCGGAGGTGTTGCAGTACAAGCTGCCCTGCGAGTTGCCGGACGCATCCTTCAAGGCGCTGCGAGCCGCTGACAACACGGTCGAAGATGCCTACGATGACGACACAAATGTCGCAGAGCACCTCACCAAGCTGTTAGTCAACATCATACAGCTCGCGAGGCGAGCAGGTCTTATGTCCAAGAATCCCGTCGATCTGGCCTGGATGCTGGATCAACTGGACATCGATACACTCTTCTACAACATGGCAACTTCTACCGAGATACCTACAAAGTCTGTGGCCCAACATTGGACTTACAACAAGCTACTCTCAGTGGTGTCCGAGGCTCTGCAACTTTCCATCTACGCCGCATCGCCGGCGTCGCGACAAACGTTGACAGGAACGCTCGCCAACAACAATGACCACTGGTTCCTGGTTGGGTAGATCCAGCAGGCTCAAGCACAGCCCAGCAGGCAGATCTACGGCGTCCAAGCATTGATTTGAGGGCTATTACAGTTAGAATCATGGGGTTACCCTGAGTTTCGAATTTTAGCAGCATTTTTGCAGCCATGTTGTAGAGCCCCTAACAGTGATTTACTTCAATAAGCAGTAGGCTCCAGGACTAGCGTGTATCAGCATCTCTGGTGAGGCGATCTGTGGAACGAATTCGAGCCGTTAGTGCCTGTGGATTGTGATGGTTTTGTCTGACAAAGAACTGTTCgaattgaacaagaaggctgCTAGCCAAGGTTATAAGATCAAGCCTAGATCGAACTACAACACAGTTCGCGGTGTCAATGGTCCGCTAGTTATCTTAGAGAATGTCAAGTTTCCCCGCTTCAACGAGATTGTAAACTTGACTCTACCAGACGGAGCGGTGAGACAAGGTCAAGTTTTAGAAGTCAGAGGCGATAGAGCTATAGTGCAAGTGTTTGAAGGAACTTCCGGTATCGATGTAAAGAAAACCACTGTGGAGTTCACAGgccaaaatttgaagatccCAGTTTCCGAGGATACCCTGGGGAGAATCTTTGATGGTTCCGGTAGACCAATCGATAATGGTCCTAAAGTGTTCGCCGAAGATTATTTGGATATCAATGGTTCACCAATCAACCCATACGCCCGTATCTATCCGGAGGAAATGATCTCTACTGGTATCTCAGCTATTGATACAATGAACTCGATTGCTCGTGGTCAGAAGATCCCTATCTTCTCGGCGTCTGGCCTGCCACACAATGAAATCGCTGCCCAGATCTGTAGACAGGCTGGTCTGGTTAGACCAACGAAGGACGTCCATGACGGCCATGAAGAAAACTTCTCCATCGTGTTCGCCGCTATGGGTGTCAACTTGGAGACTGCAAGATTTTTCAAACAggacttcgaagaaaacGGTTCTCTGGAAAGAACTTCTTTGTTCCTGAATCTGGCCAACGATCCAACTATCGAAAGAATTATCACACCAAGATTGGCTTTGACTACGGCAGAATACTTGGCCTACCAAACCGAACGTCATGTTTTGACCATTTTGACGGACATGTCGTCATACGCGGATGCCCTAAGAGAAGTTTCTGccgcaagagaagaagtccCAGGTAGAAGAGGTTATCCAGGTTACATGTACACAGATTTGTCCACAATTTACGAGAGAGCAGGTAGAGTGGAGGGACGTAATGGTTCTATCACCCAAATTCCGATTTTGACCATGCCTAACGATGATATAACGCATCCAATCCCCGATTTAACCGGTTATATCACAGAGGGGCAAATCTTCGTGGATCGTCAATTGAACAACAAGGGTGTATATCCCCCAATCAACGTTCTACCTTCTTTGAGTAGATTAATGAAGTCAGCCATCGGTGAAGGAATGACGAGAAAGGATCATGGTGATGTCTCCAATCAGTTATATGCAAAATACGCTATTGGTAGAGACGCTGCCGCCATGAAGGCTGTCGTCGGTGAAGAAGCCCTTTCCATCGAGGATAAACTCTCCCTTGAGTTTTTGGAAAAATTCGAAAAGACCTTTGTTTCACAGGGTGCATATGAGAATAGAACTGTTTTCGAAAGTTTGGACCAAGCTTGGAGTTTACTGAGAATTTATCCAAAAGAAATGCTTAACAGAATTTCTCCAAAGATTTTGGATGAATTCTATGATAGATCTAGagatgaggacgaagatgcTGgggacgaggacgaggacgagtCTGACAAGAGAAAGGGCAAGGACTGAAGCTTATCTGCTTAGACTTGAAACGTGATATTTAATAAATCTTGACTTTAGGTATATCAACGATATGCAGGATAAGTATCAATTTCATTTACGATAATGCCTAACTTAAGTTCCGTCAACGTCTGCTTGACCCGTTTCCTGTCTTGCAGAGGCTTTTAGCGATATCGCTACCATTGTTGACGGAATGAGAGTTGCCAGCTGAAGAGATAAAGCTACGGAGACAGTCTTGTTGCTGATTCATCATGTATAGCTTGGATCTGAAAAGGTTGGAGGGCGTGAAT includes:
- the SUA7 gene encoding transcription factor TFIIB (ancestral locus Anc_3.394), whose product is MSAPASVLARERNSKRGPNLNIVLTCPECRVYPPKVAERFSEGDIVCALCGLVLSDRLVDTRSEWRTFSNDDQNGDDPSRVGEASNPLLDGNSLSTRIGQGEGGDLRATRDLNRAQGKNVMDKKDNELQAVFAKITMLCDAAELPKIVKDCAKEAYKLCHDEKALKGKSAESIMAAAIHFGCRRASVARTFKEIQSIIHVKTKEFFKTLAIMRGILREKSSDGFIKIDTDNMSGAQNLTYIPRFCSHLGLPMQVTTAAEYTAKKCKEIEEIAGKSPITIAVVSIYLNILLFKLPVSAAKVGKILQVTEGTIKSGYKILYEHRDKIVDPQLIASGTVSLDNLPKVDKDRSKTDKKKK
- the ASA1 gene encoding Asa1p (ancestral locus Anc_3.391), which translates into the protein MKEHHLNDIQLPEYSLRCHKSGVTASTFVEWPSRSSVPILITGDSSGLIVLWDLIVRRPLVTHTLAGGAQVVAMQDLGDGLIAILSKDHKLRLLEMTAKEMKSLAECTTSFEAPQQQLHEIYEVPVNTLNFANFVLQKLNKGFYRLICTNTQDSEAIDVYQFHLSNVHSLQRVFRGVTFGGVIQKLATDPESVKARKLGIVMRFLEHQETIYCGFESGLVVGFKIHDLDCERTNIDEDADRNHNTCIEIVYVSSVHYPEPVLALELNDATGEILTSSTKDVVGIHPPISTQGAIGCQSNFFHDQASSVLIRRDLKICGTNFKKVPASSIGYLAVVNGNLVASSWSGITYVLSPDYRVLVTMSKSRPNVFVSDSSQGSLQGANEEKTQKRHIKVSSLTGISPAVIQRFSSLDHQLTRWQGQNRRMRAFAAKSWCIIGYDDGSIAVHQI
- the ATG14 gene encoding Atg14p (ancestral locus Anc_3.389), whose product is MRCPLCLNSSRPMYCSHCVNTSPNILARLKIDLLMLREENRRLKDRVESILAYGLGVMEGSEAAAVVERTLEEGHEDVEGEILGQRLLKLNQLRAKRKHNRIRYRTAQLLSSLEAKKRTIDRLTQEREKVPVLDVNAEEKLSRVRTAVLVEKTSQIAQIQRVLLNSQEAKLNSLRRWFIIRKRDSYEFPYSIAFQPVVSLKNFYKLPPMVAWGSISKMSEFVVLLSEVLQYKLPCELPDASFKALRAADNTVEDAYDDDTNVAEHLTKLLVNIIQLARRAGLMSKNPVDLAWMLDQLDIDTLFYNMATSTEIPTKSVAQHWTYNKLLSVVSEALQLSIYAASPASRQTLTGTLANNNDHWFLVG
- the VMA2 gene encoding H(+)-transporting V1 sector ATPase subunit B (ancestral locus Anc_3.388), with the translated sequence MVLSDKELFELNKKAASQGYKIKPRSNYNTVRGVNGPLVILENVKFPRFNEIVNLTLPDGAVRQGQVLEVRGDRAIVQVFEGTSGIDVKKTTVEFTGQNLKIPVSEDTLGRIFDGSGRPIDNGPKVFAEDYLDINGSPINPYARIYPEEMISTGISAIDTMNSIARGQKIPIFSASGLPHNEIAAQICRQAGLVRPTKDVHDGHEENFSIVFAAMGVNLETARFFKQDFEENGSLERTSLFLNLANDPTIERIITPRLALTTAEYLAYQTERHVLTILTDMSSYADALREVSAAREEVPGRRGYPGYMYTDLSTIYERAGRVEGRNGSITQIPILTMPNDDITHPIPDLTGYITEGQIFVDRQLNNKGVYPPINVLPSLSRLMKSAIGEGMTRKDHGDVSNQLYAKYAIGRDAAAMKAVVGEEALSIEDKLSLEFLEKFEKTFVSQGAYENRTVFESLDQAWSLLRIYPKEMLNRISPKILDEFYDRSRDEDEDAGDEDEDESDKRKGKD
- the SHE3 gene encoding She3p (ancestral locus Anc_3.393); this encodes MLEMGDCENEYNGSPVAAVGPEIRSPLKSPARTPKLKTPGASAAKLAPNHTIFMANIDSSPSRRKEDRNNGGGSSSTRVIENLHDQIDTLTSTNLQLTLQSNNLLSRLEAAQQREAKLLETTASLRHENENVASMLNRKSRKLKDLEDDFVKLDEKYNSLLKDKADLEDRVRDTSEKESKLKQEIEMVKAQYDALVDSQDYYRKHYTSELDTLRGQLDLLKQEQRRRLEQSKAEEALLDTKLSEFETKCENWKGLDDARLSHLESKCNDIVSQLDLPAWINLYKESKNMLLKCGQEMNIKIPEDLERTMQDPSMTSLELTSQQRNVSPGLSLKMAKVRSGRSTTSPNVNTFSNAPHAKRSSFYGGAKQIPQSVTGSLPGLKRSSSRRKNSGRAEQINSSAEASPVLRQASRNASSPSPRMVSQATFRKS
- a CDS encoding uncharacterized protein (ancestral locus Anc_3.390), whose product is MSDQRPIRLAVLGGELTGKTSFTSGLTVNIVHEVHYPTRQQSNWLFDYLPRTASAKALLDGQAHERILLRTQGSQTPEPLFSSPCLSPHLMLSPLLYQAFLDDYARVKDQHRNRSANHIKHVELKRQDNPFYKYLPSQESDLEEARPLNTATNSDINILRSAELGSTSKPNSLDVALKLPDNYIPPEYTPIAIDIIDTPGFNPDMVVPFLEVSLFSRLDKRVLRGLAEEPRMPVSTTSMLVASGASELNAKIDGYLFVYSAVPELSNDISPPDYGDTKKSDSEDEIQTTVSGDFWSANSKRTDGGFSLLEVMRNCILEAWTEFGDYKKRREDDKEGDVYSLAYAFKSVWKTEKQRRAKLAELRNPNSKLKSLDLDPSSPHSPPPCLILCTHAHDPMSSPRLIELGQALAAEWRCGFAAVDSMDDYNVDVAMSLIIREVVEKNKLLGKGRSKSFSGGASTLKKLMRP